The Bernardetia litoralis DSM 6794 genome includes a window with the following:
- a CDS encoding type I restriction endonuclease subunit R yields the protein MYSKTNEIALEIAIEKYLVGISSEELKTNETHHTDNLYGGDHFYSGKSIDFNKRYAIDEHRFWHFLENTQEEELKKLQRSADWKLKIMERYDRTVKKYGLLRVLRKGLDVEDAHFTFFYQYPLVSSSQSVKDNFEKNEFSLTRQLHYNSDKPAESIDIVLFVNGLPISTIELKNPWTGQTAKVEGIRQYQKDRDTNQPLLNFGRCLVHFTLDTDEAYMTTKLVGEKTFFLPFNKGNNNGKGNPVNPNGHKTAYVWEEVYTRKSLANIIQHFVRFDGKSTDALSKRTLFFPRYHQMDVVRKIVQDTTQKGVGKTYLIQHSAGSGKSNSITWLAYQLIEVYPTESTNSIERPLFDSVIVVTDRRLLDKQLRQNIKEFSEVKNIVAPAFSSKELRESLEQGKKIIITTIQKFPFIIDGIADLSKSRFAVIIDEAHSSQGGSTAGKMNAAMGSSEENSNEDSETEDIQDKIVKAMQARKMKGNASYFAFTATPKNTTLEKFGELQTDGSFKPFHLYSMKQAIEEGFILDVIANYTTYQSYYEIQKSIEDNPLFDTKKAQKKLKAFVETDKRTINTKAEVIFEHFMSQVVNRKRLKGKAKGMVITQNIETTVRYYTALKRILEEKGNPFKIVVAFSGKKEVDGIEQTETLLNGFSESDTRENFDTDEYRLLVVANKYLTGFDQPKLCVMYVDKKLQGVLAVQALSRINRAASKYGKKTEDLFVLDFFNSIVDIKASFDPFYTSTTLSEATDINVLHELKSSLDEVGVYETSEIEEFVEKFFQGKDAQGLSPIIDTAAARFNEELELEDKEKADFKIKAKQFVKVYGQISSIIPYEMVAWEKLFWFLKFLIPKLIIKTKDDDIIDELLESVDLSTYGLERKTLSHSIVLDDEESELKPQNANPRGAHDSEDEHDLLDEIINTFNQRWFHGWNVTPEDQRVKFVTLSKHVQAHPDFETKVANNKDIQNREIAFQKILEEVMMQQRKKELDLYKLYTQDDSFRQAFFDTMKQMMGNSSSSL from the coding sequence ATGTACTCCAAAACTAATGAAATCGCTTTAGAAATTGCTATTGAAAAATATCTAGTAGGTATTTCTTCCGAAGAATTGAAAACAAATGAAACTCATCATACAGATAATTTGTATGGTGGCGACCATTTTTATAGTGGAAAAAGTATAGATTTTAATAAACGCTATGCTATTGATGAACATCGTTTTTGGCATTTTTTGGAAAACACACAAGAAGAAGAACTCAAAAAATTACAGCGTTCTGCCGATTGGAAACTAAAAATAATGGAGCGTTATGACCGTACCGTAAAAAAATACGGTTTGTTGCGTGTTTTGCGTAAAGGATTAGATGTAGAAGACGCTCATTTTACTTTCTTTTATCAATATCCGTTGGTAAGTAGTAGCCAGTCGGTAAAGGATAATTTTGAAAAAAATGAATTTAGTCTTACTCGTCAGCTTCATTACAATTCGGACAAACCAGCCGAATCCATAGACATTGTTTTGTTTGTCAATGGTTTGCCTATTTCTACTATTGAACTCAAAAACCCTTGGACAGGACAGACAGCAAAAGTAGAAGGCATTCGTCAGTACCAAAAAGACAGAGATACAAATCAGCCTTTGCTTAATTTTGGTAGATGTTTGGTTCATTTTACGCTAGATACTGATGAGGCGTATATGACAACAAAATTAGTAGGCGAAAAAACATTTTTTCTTCCTTTCAATAAAGGAAACAATAACGGAAAAGGAAACCCAGTCAATCCAAATGGACATAAAACGGCTTATGTTTGGGAAGAGGTTTATACTCGTAAGAGTTTGGCAAATATCATTCAACATTTTGTCCGTTTTGATGGAAAATCTACTGATGCACTAAGCAAAAGAACGTTGTTTTTTCCACGTTATCATCAAATGGACGTAGTAAGAAAAATTGTACAAGACACCACACAAAAAGGAGTAGGCAAAACCTATTTGATTCAGCATTCAGCAGGCTCTGGAAAGTCTAATTCAATTACATGGTTAGCTTATCAGCTTATAGAAGTCTATCCGACCGAAAGCACAAACTCTATTGAGCGTCCGTTATTTGATTCTGTAATTGTAGTAACAGATAGACGTTTATTAGACAAACAGCTTCGCCAAAACATCAAAGAATTTTCGGAAGTCAAAAATATTGTCGCTCCTGCTTTTTCCTCAAAAGAATTGAGAGAAAGTTTAGAACAAGGAAAGAAAATTATCATTACAACGATACAAAAATTCCCTTTTATCATTGATGGAATAGCAGATTTGAGTAAAAGTCGTTTTGCTGTAATTATTGATGAAGCGCATAGTTCACAAGGAGGTTCGACAGCAGGAAAAATGAATGCTGCGATGGGAAGTTCAGAGGAAAACAGCAATGAAGACAGCGAAACAGAGGACATTCAAGACAAAATCGTAAAAGCGATGCAGGCTCGTAAAATGAAAGGCAATGCTTCTTATTTTGCTTTCACAGCCACGCCAAAAAACACGACTTTAGAGAAGTTTGGAGAATTACAAACTGATGGTTCTTTCAAGCCTTTTCATTTGTACTCAATGAAACAAGCGATTGAAGAAGGATTTATTTTAGATGTAATTGCAAATTATACGACGTATCAAAGTTATTACGAAATTCAAAAATCTATTGAAGACAATCCTTTATTTGATACCAAAAAGGCGCAGAAAAAACTAAAAGCATTCGTAGAAACAGATAAACGAACCATTAATACAAAAGCAGAAGTAATTTTTGAGCATTTTATGAGTCAAGTAGTCAATAGAAAAAGACTCAAAGGAAAAGCAAAAGGAATGGTCATTACTCAAAATATAGAAACGACTGTTCGTTATTATACTGCTCTGAAAAGAATTTTAGAAGAAAAAGGAAATCCATTTAAAATAGTGGTTGCTTTTTCAGGAAAAAAAGAAGTTGATGGTATCGAACAGACAGAAACATTATTAAATGGTTTTTCCGAATCTGATACAAGAGAAAATTTTGATACTGATGAGTATAGATTATTGGTTGTAGCCAATAAATATTTGACAGGTTTTGACCAGCCTAAATTGTGTGTTATGTATGTTGATAAAAAACTACAAGGCGTTTTGGCAGTTCAAGCACTTTCTCGTATCAATAGAGCAGCCAGTAAGTACGGCAAAAAAACAGAAGATTTGTTTGTTTTAGATTTTTTCAACTCTATTGTAGATATAAAAGCATCTTTTGACCCTTTTTATACTTCCACTACACTAAGTGAAGCCACAGATATAAATGTTTTACACGAACTCAAATCTAGTCTTGATGAAGTAGGTGTTTATGAAACAAGTGAAATAGAAGAGTTTGTAGAAAAATTCTTTCAAGGCAAAGATGCACAAGGGTTAAGTCCGATTATAGACACAGCAGCTGCTCGTTTTAATGAAGAATTGGAACTAGAAGACAAAGAAAAAGCAGATTTTAAAATTAAAGCCAAACAGTTTGTAAAAGTATATGGACAAATTTCTTCTATCATTCCGTATGAAATGGTTGCTTGGGAAAAACTATTTTGGTTTCTCAAATTCTTAATTCCTAAACTTATCATCAAAACAAAAGATGATGACATTATAGATGAGCTTTTAGAATCAGTTGATTTATCTACGTATGGATTAGAGAGAAAAACATTAAGTCATTCCATTGTTTTAGATGATGAAGAGTCAGAACTAAAACCTCAAAATGCAAATCCTAGAGGAGCGCATGACAGTGAAGATGAACATGATTTATTAGATGAGATTATCAATACTTTCAATCAAAGATGGTTTCATGGGTGGAATGTAACACCAGAAGACCAACGAGTAAAGTTTGTAACTCTTAGCAAACATGTACAAGCTCACCCAGACTTTGAAACAAAAGTAGCCAACAACAAAGACATACAAAATAGAGAAATTGCTTTTCAAAAAATCTTAGAGGAAGTAATGATGCAACAGCGCAAAAAAGAGTTGGATTTATACAAACTCTACACACAAGATGATTCTTTTAGACAAGCCTTTTTTGATACTATGAAACAAATGATGGGTAATTCTTCATCTTCTTTGTAG
- a CDS encoding TenA family protein has protein sequence MSSWYEKVNTQTDYILQKIKKHPFITELMDGSLSKDVFNFYINQDAQYLAVYKKMLAALAIKCSKESDTQFFLKAATETIEVENALHQNFLKNKRIIDTPSPSCDFYTSFLASKIYMQPIEVGLAAVLPCFTIYKQIGDYILENQTNKSDNPYQNWINTYGGDDFANSVNQAIEITNRYAQTASKEIVEEMNSAFEKSSKLEWMFWDSAYKKESWKI, from the coding sequence ATGTCAAGCTGGTACGAAAAAGTAAACACTCAAACGGATTATATCCTACAAAAAATAAAAAAACATCCATTCATTACTGAGTTGATGGATGGTTCGCTCTCTAAAGATGTATTCAATTTTTATATCAATCAAGATGCTCAATACTTAGCTGTATATAAAAAAATGCTTGCAGCATTAGCTATTAAATGCTCTAAGGAGTCAGACACACAATTTTTCCTAAAAGCAGCAACAGAAACTATTGAAGTTGAAAATGCATTGCATCAAAACTTCCTGAAGAACAAAAGAATTATTGATACACCTTCACCATCCTGTGATTTTTATACTAGCTTTTTGGCTAGTAAAATTTATATGCAACCTATCGAAGTCGGATTAGCAGCAGTTTTACCTTGTTTCACCATTTACAAACAAATTGGTGATTATATTTTAGAAAATCAAACCAACAAGTCAGATAATCCTTATCAAAACTGGATAAATACTTATGGAGGAGACGACTTTGCAAACTCTGTCAATCAAGCTATAGAAATTACTAATAGATATGCACAAACAGCCTCTAAAGAGATAGTTGAGGAAATGAACTCTGCCTTTGAAAAGTCTTCAAAGCTAGAATGGATGTTTTGGGATAGTGCTTATAAAAAAGAATCTTGGAAAATATGA
- a CDS encoding IS982 family transposase — protein sequence MNDYTTTIYCFLDDYLQVSRSKDESKRKINDAELLTTVLLAARYFRGNYISACLYMESHHGMQHIDKSHFNRRLHGLDYILSCIFFALGNTLKELNTSSKYLIDTFPVAICKNIRIPRSRFLKDEIYRGFNASKKEYFYGFKVQVITTEDGVPIDYLVVAGSLHDSTSFQMMNIDLPEGSQLFADSAYTIYEVEDLYREAEKVELLVDRKSNSKRMDTPTEAFLKKHYRKRIETTFSQVTEKFPKKIHAVTLKGFLIKILLFLLVTVFENLI from the coding sequence ATGAACGATTACACTACCACAATATACTGTTTTTTAGATGATTATTTACAAGTTTCTCGCTCTAAAGATGAGAGTAAACGAAAGATAAATGATGCCGAACTCCTTACTACGGTTTTACTAGCTGCTCGTTATTTTCGTGGCAACTATATAAGTGCTTGTCTTTATATGGAATCTCATCACGGTATGCAACACATTGATAAATCTCATTTTAATAGACGTTTGCACGGACTTGATTATATTTTATCTTGTATATTTTTTGCTCTAGGTAACACACTTAAAGAACTTAATACCTCCAGCAAATACCTCATAGATACCTTTCCAGTAGCCATTTGTAAGAATATTCGTATTCCTAGAAGTAGGTTTTTGAAAGATGAGATATACAGAGGGTTTAATGCTTCAAAGAAAGAATATTTCTATGGTTTCAAGGTGCAAGTCATTACTACAGAAGACGGAGTACCTATTGACTATTTAGTGGTAGCTGGTTCGCTTCACGATAGTACTTCTTTTCAGATGATGAATATAGATTTACCAGAAGGAAGCCAACTTTTTGCTGATAGTGCTTATACAATCTACGAAGTAGAAGACCTCTATAGAGAAGCAGAAAAAGTAGAACTATTAGTAGATAGAAAGTCAAATAGTAAAAGAATGGACACACCCACAGAAGCCTTCTTAAAGAAGCATTACAGAAAAAGAATTGAAACTACTTTTAGTCAGGTTACAGAAAAATTTCCAAAAAAAATACACGCAGTAACGTTAAAAGGCTTTTTAATCAAAATTCTGCTATTTTTGTTAGTGACTGTATTCGAAAACCTAATTTAA
- the thiM gene encoding hydroxyethylthiazole kinase — MSEINRFNYVLTKLRKTSPLVHNITNYVVMNNTANALLSIGASPVMAHAIEEVEDIVAISSSLVINMGTLSKNWVDAMMLAITKAKELNKPFVFDPVGVGASTYRIETAKNIISRATPNVIRGNASEIMALAEITSTTKGVDSTVSSDAAIAAAQKLSKELNNTVVISGATDYIITQEQINEVSDGHPMMSKITGMGCTATAIIGACIAVESDYQLASTVAMKIMGNAGNTAAKISQGTGSFEMNFLDSLSNLKELQ, encoded by the coding sequence ATGTCTGAAATAAATCGTTTTAATTACGTTTTGACAAAACTGCGCAAAACATCGCCTTTGGTACATAATATCACAAATTATGTTGTGATGAATAATACAGCAAACGCACTACTATCAATTGGTGCATCTCCTGTGATGGCGCATGCGATAGAAGAAGTGGAAGATATTGTTGCAATTTCTTCTTCATTAGTCATCAATATGGGTACACTAAGTAAAAACTGGGTGGATGCTATGATGTTAGCCATCACTAAGGCAAAGGAGCTCAATAAGCCATTTGTTTTTGATCCTGTAGGTGTAGGAGCTTCAACATATAGAATCGAAACAGCTAAAAATATAATTAGTAGAGCAACTCCTAATGTAATTAGGGGAAATGCCTCAGAGATTATGGCCTTAGCAGAAATAACTAGTACAACAAAAGGAGTGGATAGTACAGTCAGTTCTGATGCTGCTATTGCTGCTGCTCAAAAGCTTTCAAAAGAACTAAACAATACTGTCGTCATTAGTGGAGCAACGGACTATATTATCACACAAGAACAAATTAATGAAGTATCTGATGGTCACCCTATGATGTCAAAAATTACAGGTATGGGGTGTACTGCAACGGCAATTATTGGAGCTTGTATAGCTGTGGAGTCTGATTATCAATTAGCTTCAACAGTTGCTATGAAAATTATGGGAAATGCTGGTAATACGGCAGCTAAAATATCGCAAGGCACAGGAAGTTTTGAAATGAACTTTTTAGATAGCTTATCAAACTTAAAAGAATTGCAATGA
- a CDS encoding type I restriction-modification system subunit M, which produces MDTATHNKLVAFIWSIADDCLRDVYVRGKYRDVILPMVVLRRLDVLLEPTKDAVLEEVRFQTKELEFTELDPAGLKDASKYVFYNTSKWTLQSLKETTTNSKQIIQANFEEYLNGFSENVKEIIDKFNLKNQVQHMISKDVWLDVLEKFTSKDINLTPFETEDSEGRKQPPLSNLGMGYVFEELIRKFNEENNEEAGEHFTPREVIDLMTHLVFEPIKDNLPSVMTIYDPACGSGGMLTESQNFIQDEEGTIKATGSVYLYGKEINDETYAICKSDMMIRGNSPENIRVGSTLSTDEFAGTQFNYMLSNPPYGKSWASEQKYIKDGKEVIDSRFIVQLNNYWGESETVEAVPRSSDGQLLFLMEMVSKMKPNNEQTNGSRIASVHNGSSLFTGDAGGGESNIRRYIIENDMLEAIIQLPNNLFYNTGITTYIWLLSNAKPQNRKGKVQLIDASQQFTKLRKNLGAKNCELTAEHINEILNVHLNFETTEPSQDKPTSKVFDNKDFGFYKATIERPKRLKAQFSEEKINLLRFDKTLLEPMQWAYQEYGEEIYTQLKEDKTIKEKIIKWTEENGIDLNSKKRNLLTSPKTWNKYKTILEAAQKLMQLIGIEEYNDFNVFQKEVEKQIKEHKMTLSSSEKNAIYNAITWYDQTAEKVIKKTQKLNDEKLDELLEKLDCTEQQLSDYGYYATSKKGEYIIYETESDLRDFENIPLKDNIYVYFLEEVKPHVEEAWIDLEKTKIGYEISFNKYFYQHKPLRNIEEVSKEILQLEKQNEGLILEILNLS; this is translated from the coding sequence ATGGATACTGCTACACATAATAAATTAGTTGCTTTTATTTGGTCTATTGCTGACGATTGTCTTCGTGATGTCTATGTACGAGGAAAATACCGTGATGTAATTTTGCCAATGGTGGTTTTGAGAAGACTTGATGTTTTATTAGAACCTACAAAAGATGCTGTTTTAGAAGAAGTTAGATTTCAAACAAAAGAACTTGAATTTACAGAACTAGACCCTGCTGGACTTAAAGATGCAAGCAAATATGTATTTTATAATACAAGCAAATGGACTCTACAATCACTAAAAGAAACGACAACAAATAGCAAACAAATCATTCAAGCAAATTTTGAAGAGTATCTAAATGGATTTAGCGAAAATGTAAAAGAAATTATAGATAAATTTAATCTCAAAAATCAAGTGCAACACATGATTTCAAAAGATGTGTGGCTAGATGTTTTGGAAAAATTTACTTCTAAAGATATAAATCTCACACCTTTCGAAACCGAAGATTCAGAAGGAAGAAAACAACCTCCTCTTTCAAATCTAGGTATGGGATATGTTTTTGAAGAACTTATCAGAAAATTTAATGAGGAAAACAACGAAGAAGCAGGAGAGCATTTTACACCTCGTGAAGTAATTGACCTCATGACACACCTTGTTTTTGAGCCTATCAAAGATAATTTACCCTCTGTAATGACCATTTATGACCCTGCGTGTGGTTCTGGGGGAATGCTGACCGAATCTCAAAATTTTATTCAAGATGAAGAAGGCACAATAAAAGCTACTGGTTCTGTTTATCTCTATGGAAAGGAAATAAACGACGAAACGTATGCGATTTGTAAATCGGATATGATGATTAGGGGAAATAGTCCTGAAAATATTCGTGTTGGTTCTACGCTTTCTACTGATGAGTTTGCAGGAACACAGTTCAATTATATGCTTTCCAACCCTCCCTACGGCAAGTCGTGGGCTTCCGAACAAAAATACATCAAAGACGGAAAAGAAGTTATTGATAGTCGTTTTATCGTTCAGTTAAACAACTACTGGGGAGAATCCGAAACTGTAGAAGCCGTTCCTCGCTCTTCTGATGGACAGCTTTTGTTTTTGATGGAAATGGTAAGCAAAATGAAACCCAATAATGAGCAAACAAACGGCTCTAGAATTGCATCTGTTCATAATGGTTCTAGTCTTTTTACTGGAGATGCTGGAGGAGGAGAAAGTAATATCAGGCGTTACATTATTGAAAATGATATGCTAGAAGCTATTATTCAACTTCCAAACAATCTTTTCTACAATACAGGCATTACAACCTATATATGGCTTTTGAGTAATGCAAAACCTCAAAACAGAAAAGGAAAAGTACAGCTCATTGATGCCTCACAACAGTTTACGAAACTTCGTAAAAACTTAGGTGCGAAAAATTGTGAACTTACAGCTGAACACATAAACGAAATTCTGAATGTTCATCTAAATTTTGAAACAACAGAACCAAGCCAAGACAAACCCACTTCAAAAGTATTTGATAATAAAGATTTTGGGTTTTATAAAGCAACCATTGAAAGACCAAAAAGACTAAAAGCACAATTTTCAGAAGAAAAAATAAATCTACTTCGTTTTGATAAAACTCTTCTTGAACCAATGCAATGGGCGTATCAAGAGTATGGAGAAGAAATTTATACCCAACTCAAAGAAGACAAAACAATAAAAGAAAAAATCATAAAATGGACAGAAGAAAACGGAATTGACCTCAATTCTAAAAAAAGAAATCTGCTTACTTCTCCCAAAACATGGAATAAATACAAAACTATTCTTGAAGCTGCTCAAAAACTAATGCAACTCATCGGAATAGAAGAATACAATGATTTTAATGTTTTTCAGAAAGAAGTAGAAAAGCAAATCAAAGAACATAAAATGACTTTGTCTTCTTCTGAAAAAAATGCTATCTACAATGCCATTACGTGGTACGACCAGACAGCCGAAAAAGTCATCAAAAAAACGCAAAAACTAAACGATGAAAAACTAGACGAGCTTTTAGAAAAACTAGATTGTACAGAACAACAACTTTCTGATTATGGATATTATGCCACCAGCAAAAAAGGCGAATATATCATTTATGAAACCGAAAGCGATTTGAGAGATTTTGAAAATATACCTCTCAAAGACAATATCTATGTTTACTTTTTAGAAGAAGTAAAACCACACGTAGAAGAAGCGTGGATTGACTTGGAAAAAACTAAAATTGGTTATGAAATCAGTTTTAATAAATATTTCTATCAGCATAAACCCCTGCGAAATATAGAAGAAGTCAGTAAAGAAATACTACAACTAGAAAAACAAAATGAAGGATTAATCTTAGAAATTCTAAATTTAAGCTAA
- a CDS encoding restriction endonuclease subunit S — METLIKTAKIKKYPAYKNSGVEWIGEIPEHWEILRIKYLFKEINERSSDGNEELLSVSQYTGVTKKSDKVQEGSLLTNALTLEGYKKVSQGDLVSNIMLAWNGSLGFSDFNGITSPAYAIYRLNNRGNKRFFHYLLRTDRYKAEFKRNSSGVIESRLRLYSDDFFRILSLLPPLSEQTAIANFLDQKTQDLDTAISQKQNLIKLLEERKQIIIQDAVTKGINKNVELKESGIEWIGKIPKHWEVKKLKHLTKIFRGKFTHRPRNDERFYDGKYPFFQTGDVARANKYLSNFSQTLNERGLKVSTLIPKGTIVITIAANIGDIAILEIDACFPDSIVGFEPNKLIRDYLYYALLIMKQQFINSTTKNTQMNLNIESVGNNKVSYPSFSEQQQIVSHIESESKKIDTAISLQKKQIKKLKEYKSVLIDAAVTGKIQIVND; from the coding sequence ATGGAAACACTAATCAAAACAGCAAAAATAAAAAAATACCCTGCTTACAAAAATTCAGGCGTAGAATGGATTGGGGAAATTCCTGAACATTGGGAGATATTACGTATAAAATATTTATTTAAGGAAATAAATGAGAGAAGTTCTGACGGAAATGAAGAATTATTATCAGTTTCTCAATATACAGGTGTTACAAAAAAATCTGATAAAGTTCAAGAAGGTTCTTTATTAACTAATGCTCTAACTTTAGAAGGCTATAAAAAAGTAAGTCAAGGCGATTTAGTAAGTAATATTATGTTGGCGTGGAATGGAAGTTTAGGTTTTTCAGATTTTAATGGAATTACTAGCCCTGCTTATGCTATTTACAGATTAAATAATAGAGGAAATAAACGTTTTTTTCATTATTTATTAAGAACAGACAGATATAAAGCTGAATTTAAACGTAATTCATCTGGTGTAATAGAAAGTAGATTAAGATTATATAGTGATGATTTTTTCAGAATATTGTCATTATTACCTCCCTTATCCGAACAAACAGCCATTGCCAATTTCCTAGACCAAAAAACACAAGACCTAGATACAGCCATTTCTCAAAAACAAAACTTAATAAAATTACTGGAAGAACGAAAACAAATCATCATTCAAGATGCCGTTACAAAAGGAATTAACAAAAATGTAGAACTAAAAGAATCGGGTATAGAATGGATTGGAAAAATACCGAAGCATTGGGAAGTTAAAAAGTTAAAACACTTGACAAAAATTTTTAGAGGAAAATTTACACATCGTCCAAGAAACGATGAAAGGTTTTATGATGGAAAATATCCATTCTTTCAAACAGGAGATGTCGCAAGAGCTAATAAGTATTTATCAAACTTTAGTCAAACTTTAAATGAACGAGGATTAAAAGTTTCCACCTTAATACCCAAAGGAACAATAGTTATTACAATCGCAGCAAATATTGGAGATATTGCGATATTAGAAATAGATGCTTGTTTTCCTGATAGTATTGTAGGTTTTGAGCCTAATAAGTTAATAAGAGATTATTTATACTATGCACTTTTAATAATGAAACAACAATTTATAAATTCGACTACTAAGAATACTCAAATGAATTTAAACATTGAAAGTGTCGGTAACAATAAAGTTTCTTATCCCTCATTCTCCGAACAACAACAAATCGTATCTCACATAGAATCAGAATCTAAAAAAATAGATACAGCTATTTCTTTACAAAAAAAGCAAATCAAGAAGCTAAAGGAATATAAATCGGTTTTGATAGATGCAGCCGTTACAGGGAAAATTCAAATTGTTAATGATTAA
- the thiD gene encoding bifunctional hydroxymethylpyrimidine kinase/phosphomethylpyrimidine kinase, whose protein sequence is MTIAGSDSGGGAGIQADIKSISACGAYAASVITATTAQNTQGVYDIHAIPIAHLEKQLEVVLDDIHFDAVKIGMLHSCEVIKAVASKLTKHGVKNIVLDPVMVATSGDKLITDNAIDCLKNLLTQARLITPNISEAELLIGHSVNSNNFEDSAKEIGRKYDTSVLLKGGHLEAKEGMMLDVLFNIETERTHKIHNLKIDTNNTHGTGCSLSSSIATFLCLGFGLEIAVEKGCEYVNQAINKGKNMVLGKGNSPINHFGLK, encoded by the coding sequence TTGACTATTGCAGGTAGCGACTCAGGTGGAGGAGCAGGGATTCAAGCAGATATTAAAAGTATCAGTGCTTGTGGTGCTTATGCTGCTAGTGTGATTACAGCAACTACAGCTCAGAACACACAAGGTGTGTATGATATTCATGCCATTCCTATTGCTCACTTAGAAAAACAGCTAGAAGTTGTTTTGGATGATATTCATTTTGATGCAGTGAAGATAGGAATGTTACACTCTTGCGAAGTAATTAAAGCTGTTGCATCAAAATTGACAAAACACGGTGTTAAAAATATAGTGCTAGATCCTGTAATGGTAGCTACCTCAGGTGATAAGTTGATTACAGATAATGCCATTGATTGCCTGAAAAATTTACTAACACAAGCAAGACTTATCACACCAAATATATCTGAAGCCGAGCTACTGATTGGTCATTCTGTTAATAGTAATAACTTTGAAGATTCAGCTAAAGAAATTGGACGAAAGTATGATACTTCTGTTCTACTAAAAGGAGGGCATTTAGAAGCTAAGGAAGGTATGATGTTGGATGTTTTATTCAATATTGAAACAGAACGTACTCATAAGATACATAATCTAAAAATTGATACTAACAATACACATGGAACAGGTTGTAGTTTGTCTTCAAGTATTGCAACTTTTTTATGCTTAGGTTTTGGTTTAGAAATAGCTGTTGAAAAAGGCTGTGAATATGTAAATCAAGCCATTAATAAAGGAAAAAACATGGTGTTAGGAAAAGGTAATAGTCCAATCAATCATTTTGGATTGAAATGA
- a CDS encoding DUF4391 domain-containing protein encodes MCLFSQAAILHWVFTSEWFKIENNTYSLKLKGTLDTVFKGLCVQLTGKPDLGKKSMDSILKNQQEIDYLEKEVAQLKSAISKSKQFNEKVELNLRLKVVEKELRDLH; translated from the coding sequence TTGTGCCTTTTTTCCCAAGCTGCAATTCTCCATTGGGTCTTTACTTCAGAATGGTTTAAAATAGAGAATAACACATATTCTCTCAAATTAAAAGGAACTTTGGATACAGTATTCAAAGGTTTATGTGTTCAGTTGACAGGTAAACCAGATTTAGGAAAGAAGTCTATGGACTCAATCCTAAAAAACCAACAAGAGATAGACTATTTGGAAAAGGAAGTAGCCCAACTAAAATCTGCCATCTCAAAAAGTAAACAGTTTAATGAAAAAGTGGAGTTGAATCTTAGGTTGAAGGTGGTTGAGAAAGAATTGAGGGACTTACACTAA
- the thiE gene encoding thiamine phosphate synthase, with the protein MNQIDYSLMYVTDDRITDDSLFFYILEASLKGGASIVQLREKKIDTKNFFHRALKVKSLCEKYKVPCIINDRVDIALAVNADGIHLGQKDMPHSIARKLLGKDKIIGLSVSNTQQAIDANTMDVDYIGISPIFGTTTKTKDLDKPLGIKGLKEIKQNSLKPIICIGGINKENTTEIIQNGSNGIAVVSAISKAENAEIETKILKNIICQAGTKK; encoded by the coding sequence ATGAATCAGATAGATTACTCTTTAATGTACGTAACTGATGATAGAATAACAGATGACTCTCTGTTTTTTTATATTTTGGAAGCTAGTTTAAAGGGTGGAGCAAGTATCGTACAGCTAAGAGAAAAAAAAATTGATACAAAAAACTTTTTCCATCGGGCTCTAAAAGTTAAGTCCCTCTGTGAAAAGTATAAAGTACCATGTATTATTAATGATAGAGTTGATATTGCCTTAGCTGTCAATGCAGATGGTATTCATCTAGGACAAAAAGATATGCCTCATTCTATTGCAAGAAAGCTATTAGGAAAAGATAAAATCATTGGACTTTCTGTAAGTAACACCCAACAAGCTATTGATGCAAATACCATGGATGTTGATTATATCGGAATCTCTCCCATTTTTGGAACGACTACAAAAACTAAGGACTTAGATAAGCCATTAGGTATTAAGGGCTTAAAAGAAATTAAGCAAAACAGCCTAAAGCCAATAATCTGTATTGGTGGGATTAACAAAGAAAATACTACTGAAATCATTCAAAATGGCTCAAATGGAATTGCTGTTGTTTCAGCAATTTCAAAAGCTGAAAATGCTGAAATCGAAACAAAAATTTTAAAAAATATTATATGTCAAGCTGGTACGAAAAAGTAA